From a single Papaver somniferum cultivar HN1 unplaced genomic scaffold, ASM357369v1 unplaced-scaffold_19, whole genome shotgun sequence genomic region:
- the LOC113338509 gene encoding transcription factor FER-LIKE IRON DEFICIENCY-INDUCED TRANSCRIPTION FACTOR-like, whose translation MDIADFQAFEFDQFNDFLDTTNFQELIDQIREETAEPVKTFVPNYYGNGHQQQEVNNELMFFNDGATYDNNQFFPTPGELFGFSYPAADTTSATLVSDPIPANPNFLSSSGAFDIDGLLDETENGENDAGDYWSGNTTITPRSSSSKRSSSCLDSTRILSSERTRRVRMKHNLYALRALVPNITKMDKASIVGDAVSYVQDLQKKAKKLQTEIAELESSSSTKKGDSCLNIVENPKKTPYIKKHQVCKKILKMDVFQVEESVFCVRLACNKGEGIAVSLYKALDSLTSIDVQSSNFVTSPERLVLTFTVNIKECGENMMDLSNLKSWLNRALFNQGFEYKLNST comes from the exons ATGGATATTGCAGATTTTCAAGCATTTGAATTCGATCAATTTAATGATTTTCTCGACACTACGAATTTCCAGGAACTCATTGATCAAATTAGAGAAGAAACTGCCGAACCCGTAAAGACTTTCGTGCCAAATTACTATGGTAATGGTCATCAGCAACAAGAAGTTAATAATGAGCTTATGTTTTTCAATGATGGTGCTACATATGATAATAACCAGTTCTTTCCCACTCCGGGAGAGTTATTTGGATTCAGTTACCCCGCCGCTGATACTACTAGTGCTACTCTTGTTTCTGATCCAATACCAGCCAATCCGAATTTTTTATCATCATCTGGTGCCTTCGACATTGACGGATTACTAGATGAAAcggaaaatggagaaaatgatgcagGCGACTATTGGTCCGGAAATACAACTATAACTCCACGATCATCATCTTCAAAGAGGAGCTCTTCGTGCCTTGATAGCACGAGAATACTAAGTTCTGAACGGACGAGAAGAGTTCGAATGAAACATAATCTTTACGCCTTACGTGCTTTGGTTCCTAACATCACCAAG ATGGATAAGGCATCAATCGTAGGAGATGCGGTATCATATGTTCAAGATTTACAAAAGAAAGCTAAGAAACTACAAACTGAAATTGCAGAACTCGAATCATCATCATCGACTAAAAAAGGAGATAGTTGCTTGAACATAGTTGAAAATCCAAAAAAGACCCCTTATATAAAAAAGCATCAAGTTTgcaagaaaattttgaaaatggaTGTGTTCCAAGTAGAAGAAAGTGTGTTTTGTGTAAGATTAGCTTGCAACAAAGGAGAAGGCATTGCAGTATCTTTGTATAAAGCTCTTGATTCATTAACTTCAATCGACGTGCAAAGTTCGAATTTCGTAACGTCTCCTGAGAGATTAGTGCTTACTTTCACAGTTAAT ATTAAAGAGTGTGGAGAAAACATGATGGACCTATCAAACTTGAAGTCATGGTTGAATAGAGCTCTTTTTAATCAAGGATTTGAGTACAAACTGAACAGTACTTAA